In the genome of Chiroxiphia lanceolata isolate bChiLan1 chromosome 17, bChiLan1.pri, whole genome shotgun sequence, one region contains:
- the MOCS3 gene encoding adenylyltransferase and sulfurtransferase MOCS3: MSAVTRARRKRRRAGRGGAGGGSGAAMAGAGAARLRAEIRRRERELRGLRDRLQAELARGDTAEQQRDEEEDGARGPRERLAAEVSLGDAEQEEDGDRGLRDLLARGDAGSAEDDDGDDDDDAEGAGAFPAELPPLPPRAALSAAEIARYSRQLLLPELGVRGQLRLARSAVLVVGCGGLGCPLAQYLAAAGVGRLGLLDHDVVETSNLHRQVLHGEARRGRPKAASAAAALRRLNSAVQYVPYCGALSPRSALRLVRQYDIVADCSDNAPTRYLVNDACVLAGKPLVSGSALRLEGQLVVYNYRGGPCYRCLFPEPPPPHTVTSCADGGVLGVVPGIIGCIQALEVLKIASGMGSSFNHFMLVFDALEGRFRNIKLRPKKPDCAVCGDSPTVTCLQDYEAFCGSSATDKCRTLHLLPSKDRISVEQYKKVLDDKVPHVLLDVRPQVEVDICRLGHAVHIPLSKLEEKDEEQLEYLEKRICEEKQRTNDQASLPVYVVCKLGNDSQKAVKILQELPAKESGSLLAKDIKGGLMAWATKIDPTFPQY; encoded by the coding sequence ATGTCGGCAGTGACGCGGGCCCGGCGGAAGCGCCGCCgcgccgggcggggcggggcgggaggaggAAGCGGCGCGGCCATggcgggcgcgggggcggcgcggcTGCGGGCCGAGATCCgccggcgggagcgggagctgCGCGGGCTGCGGGACCGCCTGCAGGCTGAGCTGGCGCGGGGGGACACCGCCGAGCAGCAGCGggacgaggaggaggatggagcccGCGGGCCGCGGGAGCGGCTGGCGGCCGAGGTGTCTCTGGGGGATGccgagcaggaggaggatggagaccGCGGGCTGCGGGACCTGCTGGCGCGGGGGGACGCGGGCAGCGCCGAGGACGATGATGGtgacgatgatgatgatgcGGAGGGGGCCGGCGCCTTCCCTGCTGAGCTGCCCCCGCTGCCGCCCCGCGCGGCGCTGAGCGCGGCCGAGATCGCGCGGTACAGccggcagctgctgctgcccgaGCTCGGCGTGCGGGGCCAGCTGCGCCTGGCGCGGAGCGCCGTGCTCGTGGTGGGCTGCGGCGGGCTCGGCTGTCCCCTGGCGCAGTACCTGGCCGCGGCGGGCGTGGGCCGCCTGGGGCTGCTGGACCACGACGTGGTGGAGACCAGCAACCTGCACCGGCAGGTGCTGCACGGGgaggcgcggcggggccggcccAAGGCGGCCTCGGCGGCCGCGGCGCTGCGGCGGCTGAACTCGGCGGTGCAGTACGTGCCCTACTGCGGGGCGCTGAGCCCGCGCTCCGCGCTGCGCCTCGTGCGACAGTACGACATTGTCGCCGACTGCTCCGACAACGCGCCCACGCGGTACCTGGTGAACGACGCGTGTGTGCTGGCGGGGAAACCGCTGGTGTCCGGCAGCGCCCTGCGCCTCGAGGGGCAGCTCGTCGTGTACAACTACCGCGGGGGGCCCTGCTACCGCTGCCTGTTCCCCGAGCCGCCCCCGCCCCACACCGTGACCAGCTGCGCCGACGGGGGCGTGCTGGGGGTCGTGCCCGGCATCATCGGCTGCATCCAggccctggaagtgctcaagatCGCCTCGGGAATGGGCTCCTCCTTCAACCACTTCATGCTCGTGTTCGACGCCCTCGAGGGGAGGTTTCGCAACATCAAGCTGAGACCAAAGAAACCAGACTGTGCCGTGTGCGGGGACAGCCCCACCGTCACCTGCCTGCAGGATTACGAGGCGTTCTGTGGGTCTTCTGCCACCGACAAGTGCCGGACTCTGCATCTGCTGCCCAGCAAAGACAGGATCTCGGTAGAGCAGTACAAGAAGGTGCTGGATGACAAAGTCCCTCACGTGCTGCTGGATGTCCGGCCGCAGGTGGAGGTGGATATCTGCCGCCTGGGACACGCCGTCCACATCCCGCTGAGtaaactggaagagaaggaTGAAGAACAGCTGGAGTACTTAGAAAAAAGAATTTGcgaagaaaagcagagaactAATGACCAAGCATCTCTTCCTGTGTATGTTGTTTGCAAATTGGGAAATGATTCCCAGAAGGCTGTAAAAATCCTGCAGGAGCTACCTGCCAAAGAATCTGGTTCTCTGTTAGCAAAGGATATTAAAGGGGGGCTCATGGCTTGGGCCACTAAAATTGATCCAACATTCCCTCAGTATTAG
- the DPM1 gene encoding dolichol-phosphate mannosyltransferase subunit 1 isoform X2 — translation MAAPRPQRLSVLLPTYNERDNLPLVVWLLVRTFRDSGIDFEIIIIDDGSPDGTQEIAEQLEKIYGSDKILLRPRPRKLGLGTAYIHGMKHATGNFIVIMDADLSHHPKFIPEFLSRGANFLTQVLLRPGASDLTGSFRLYRKEVLQKLMEKCVSKGYVFQMEMIVRARQLGYTIGEVPISFVDRVYGESKLGGNEIVSFLKGLLTLFATT, via the exons ATGGCGGCGCCGCGCCCCCAGCGCCTGTCGGTGCTGCTGCCCACCTACAACGAGCGGGACAACCTGCCGCTCGTCGTCTGGCTGCTGGTGCGCACCTTCCGAGACAG TGGAATCGATTTTGAAATTATCATCATTGATGATGGAAGCCCAGATGGGACACAGGAAATCGCTGAGCAATTGGAAAAAATATACGGATCAGATAAAATT cttctgaGACCCAGACCAAGAAAGCTGGGCCTGG GCACTGCTTACATTCATGGAATGAAGCATGCCACTGGGAATTTCATTGTCATTATGGATGCTGACCTCTCTCACCAT CCAAAATTTATTCCAGAGTTTCTCAG ccGTGGTGCCAATTTTCTGACTCAGGTTTTGCTGAGACCAGGAGCATCAGACCTCACAGGGAGTTTCAG GTTGTACAGAAAAGAAGTCTTACAGAAACTCATGGAGAAATGTGTTTCTAAAGGCTACGTCTTCCAGATGGAGATGATTGTTCGGGCCAGGCAGTTGGGATACACCATTGGAGAG GTTCCTATTTCATTTGTGGACCGTGTCTATGGAGAATCCAAACTGGGAGGCAATGAAATAGTCTCCTTCCTAAAGGGGCTCTTGACCTTGTTTGCCACAACGTGA
- the DPM1 gene encoding dolichol-phosphate mannosyltransferase subunit 1 isoform X1 gives MAAPRPQRLSVLLPTYNERDNLPLVVWLLVRTFRDSGIDFEIIIIDDGSPDGTQEIAEQLEKIYGSDKILLRPRPRKLGLGTAYIHGMKHATGNFIVIMDADLSHHPKFIPEFLRKQKEGNFDIVSGTRYKGNGGVYGWDLRRKLISRGANFLTQVLLRPGASDLTGSFRLYRKEVLQKLMEKCVSKGYVFQMEMIVRARQLGYTIGEVPISFVDRVYGESKLGGNEIVSFLKGLLTLFATT, from the exons ATGGCGGCGCCGCGCCCCCAGCGCCTGTCGGTGCTGCTGCCCACCTACAACGAGCGGGACAACCTGCCGCTCGTCGTCTGGCTGCTGGTGCGCACCTTCCGAGACAG TGGAATCGATTTTGAAATTATCATCATTGATGATGGAAGCCCAGATGGGACACAGGAAATCGCTGAGCAATTGGAAAAAATATACGGATCAGATAAAATT cttctgaGACCCAGACCAAGAAAGCTGGGCCTGG GCACTGCTTACATTCATGGAATGAAGCATGCCACTGGGAATTTCATTGTCATTATGGATGCTGACCTCTCTCACCAT CCAAAATTTATTCCAGAGTTTCTCAG aaagcagaaagaaggcAATTTTGATATCGTATCTGGAACAAGATATAAAGGAAATGGAGGGGTATATGGCTGGGATTTGAGGAGAAAATTAATCAG ccGTGGTGCCAATTTTCTGACTCAGGTTTTGCTGAGACCAGGAGCATCAGACCTCACAGGGAGTTTCAG GTTGTACAGAAAAGAAGTCTTACAGAAACTCATGGAGAAATGTGTTTCTAAAGGCTACGTCTTCCAGATGGAGATGATTGTTCGGGCCAGGCAGTTGGGATACACCATTGGAGAG GTTCCTATTTCATTTGTGGACCGTGTCTATGGAGAATCCAAACTGGGAGGCAATGAAATAGTCTCCTTCCTAAAGGGGCTCTTGACCTTGTTTGCCACAACGTGA